In one Pygocentrus nattereri isolate fPygNat1 chromosome 21, fPygNat1.pri, whole genome shotgun sequence genomic region, the following are encoded:
- the tp53rk gene encoding EKC/KEOPS complex subunit TP53RK isoform X2 has translation MRNYGMCRVRNEFLQTQSPVQPYNTLALIAGTVISSVFFTVLAIGGAVMVYRHLHAVPPTVSDIVKPDIIYAKTPTKLSCTVRGVQPKHLKIQWYKKPTCNSGAAGITETDPLIGMEDLQDLTQLESEENVHISTITLKLTVDDDNRGYCCVVHCGNRKIIRNTTVRIQVPPDLLQISSQPQIPKLGQPLVLCCRIEKFYPEDVRLEWHRQGTELLQPATQFGPFSDHEKMYSLWSKTELMVASVAIGTVCTCRVYHSSFPAPFYKDVPYHINTDGQPPNVAFIKCDPLQPQLGTECTLNLCVKDFCPDPVTITWFQDGEKISDGAFDSPASLNVNGLYSMWTFLKLTPSKQNLSSAFKCVVEHSAQTEPEERQFTLAHLMKV, from the exons ATGAGGAACTATGGGATGTGTAGAGTTCGCAATGAATTTCTTCAGACACAAT CTCCGGTGCAGCCCTATAACACTTTGGCTCTAATCGCTGGAACAGTTATATCAAGTGTTTTCTTTACGGTTTTGGCCATTGGAGGTGCAGTGATGGTTTACAGGCACTTGCATGCAG TGCCTCCTACAGTGTCTGATATAGTCAAACCTGACATTATTTACGCAAAGACACCAACCAAACTGAGCTGCACTGTCAGAGGAGTTCAACCTAAACACCTCAAAATCCAGTGGTACAAAAAGCCAACCTGTAACAGCGGAGCAGCCGGCATCACTGAAACAGATCCTTTAATAGGAATGGAAGACCTGCAGGATCTAACACAACTAGAGTCCGAGGAGAACGTCCACATTTCTACTATTACTCTTAAACTGACTGTAGATGATGACAACAGAGGATACTGCTGTGTGGTTCACTGTGGCAATAGGAAGATCATCAGAAACACAACAGTCAGAATCCAAG TCCCACCAGACCTTCTGCAAATATCAAGCCAACCACAGATCCCCAAACTAGGTCAGCCTCTGGTCCTGTGCTGTCGAATTGAGAAGTTTTACCCAGAAGATGTCAGGCTGGAGTGGCACAGGCAGGGCACAGAGCTGCTACAGCCTGCCACCCAGTTTGGTCCATTCTCTGACCACGAGAAGATGTACAGCCTGTGGAGCAAGACCGAGCTAATGGTGGCTAGTGTGGCTATTGGAACAGTTTGTACTTGCAGAGTCTACCACAGCAGCTTCCCCGCACCGTTCTATAAAGATGTTCCCTATCACATCAACACAGATG GTCAGCCCCCAAATGTGGCGTTCATCAAATGTGACCCTCTGCAGCCTCAGTTAGGAACAGAATGTACGCTGAACCTGTGCGTGAAGGATTTCTGCCCGGATCCCGTCACGATAACCTGGTTTCAGGATGGAGAAAAGATCTCTGATGGTGCCTTTGACTCCCCGGCTAGTCTTAATGTGAACGGTCTTTACTCAATGTGGACTTTTCTCAAACTGACCCCCTCCAAACAGAACCTCAGCTCAGCGTTCAAATGTGTGGTGGAGCACAGCGCTCAAACTGAACCAGAGGAGAGACAGTTCACCCTGGCACATTTAATGAAAGTGTGA
- the tp53rk gene encoding EKC/KEOPS complex subunit TP53RK isoform X1, translating to MAGTTSTIRQLCAFTVVLHISLMHFHSAGAALHSSVDTQHGLVGTAVTLGCSYTLPSTHAENIDVWWKVSKNGVSETLFASQNDAVTKRTRGFSVDEARLLKGDASLHVENTTISDEGVYSCGVIIQPDQYDRTVHLKLSARPLVSLPELVTVMTGEEKTLRCDITKFYPEQLKVTWKTEAGTESAQWDVCTGVPVPNSDGTFSVSSRITVKAERLKSDVTLYECQIQHRSFSELYRQSVSVTVEAPVQPYNTLALIAGTVISSVFFTVLAIGGAVMVYRHLHAVPPTVSDIVKPDIIYAKTPTKLSCTVRGVQPKHLKIQWYKKPTCNSGAAGITETDPLIGMEDLQDLTQLESEENVHISTITLKLTVDDDNRGYCCVVHCGNRKIIRNTTVRIQVPPDLLQISSQPQIPKLGQPLVLCCRIEKFYPEDVRLEWHRQGTELLQPATQFGPFSDHEKMYSLWSKTELMVASVAIGTVCTCRVYHSSFPAPFYKDVPYHINTDGQPPNVAFIKCDPLQPQLGTECTLNLCVKDFCPDPVTITWFQDGEKISDGAFDSPASLNVNGLYSMWTFLKLTPSKQNLSSAFKCVVEHSAQTEPEERQFTLAHLMKV from the exons ATGGCAGGAACCACTTCCACAATCAGACAATTGTGTGCCTTCACAGTCGTACTGCATATCAGCCTAATGCACTTCCATTCTGCAG GAGCTGCTCTGCACAGCTCTGTGGACACACAGCACGGCTTAGTCGGCACAGCTGTGACTCTGGGCTGCAGTTATACTCTCCCCAGCACACATGCAGAGAACATCGACGTGTGGTGGAAAGTCTCCAAGAACGGCGTCTCTGAGACTTTATTCGCCAGTCAGAATGATGCTGTAACCAAACGCACCAGAGGATTTTCTGTAGACGAGGCTCGGCTCCTGAAAGGAGATGCATCTCTACATGTGGAGAACACAACAATCAGCGATGAGGGAGTTTACTCATGTGGTGTCATCATACAGCCTGACCAGTACGATCGGACCGTCCACCTCAAACTGTCAG CTCGGCCTTTGGTTTCCCTGCCTGAATTAGTCACAGTGATGACCGGAGAGGAGAAAACCTTAcggtgtgacatcacaaagttCTACCCAGAGCAGCTCAAAGTGACTTGGAAGACTGAAGCTGGCACAGAGTCGGCCCAGTGGGACGTCTGCACTGGAGTTCCGGTTCCTAACAGCGACGGCACGTTCAGCGTCAGCAGCCGTATCACTGTGAAAGCAGAGAGACTGAAGAGTGATGTCACCCTGTACGAGTGTCAGATACAGCACAGGTCTTTCTCTGAGCTGTATCGCCAGAGTGTAAGCGTGACAGTTGAAG CTCCGGTGCAGCCCTATAACACTTTGGCTCTAATCGCTGGAACAGTTATATCAAGTGTTTTCTTTACGGTTTTGGCCATTGGAGGTGCAGTGATGGTTTACAGGCACTTGCATGCAG TGCCTCCTACAGTGTCTGATATAGTCAAACCTGACATTATTTACGCAAAGACACCAACCAAACTGAGCTGCACTGTCAGAGGAGTTCAACCTAAACACCTCAAAATCCAGTGGTACAAAAAGCCAACCTGTAACAGCGGAGCAGCCGGCATCACTGAAACAGATCCTTTAATAGGAATGGAAGACCTGCAGGATCTAACACAACTAGAGTCCGAGGAGAACGTCCACATTTCTACTATTACTCTTAAACTGACTGTAGATGATGACAACAGAGGATACTGCTGTGTGGTTCACTGTGGCAATAGGAAGATCATCAGAAACACAACAGTCAGAATCCAAG TCCCACCAGACCTTCTGCAAATATCAAGCCAACCACAGATCCCCAAACTAGGTCAGCCTCTGGTCCTGTGCTGTCGAATTGAGAAGTTTTACCCAGAAGATGTCAGGCTGGAGTGGCACAGGCAGGGCACAGAGCTGCTACAGCCTGCCACCCAGTTTGGTCCATTCTCTGACCACGAGAAGATGTACAGCCTGTGGAGCAAGACCGAGCTAATGGTGGCTAGTGTGGCTATTGGAACAGTTTGTACTTGCAGAGTCTACCACAGCAGCTTCCCCGCACCGTTCTATAAAGATGTTCCCTATCACATCAACACAGATG GTCAGCCCCCAAATGTGGCGTTCATCAAATGTGACCCTCTGCAGCCTCAGTTAGGAACAGAATGTACGCTGAACCTGTGCGTGAAGGATTTCTGCCCGGATCCCGTCACGATAACCTGGTTTCAGGATGGAGAAAAGATCTCTGATGGTGCCTTTGACTCCCCGGCTAGTCTTAATGTGAACGGTCTTTACTCAATGTGGACTTTTCTCAAACTGACCCCCTCCAAACAGAACCTCAGCTCAGCGTTCAAATGTGTGGTGGAGCACAGCGCTCAAACTGAACCAGAGGAGAGACAGTTCACCCTGGCACATTTAATGAAAGTGTGA
- the tp53rk gene encoding EKC/KEOPS complex subunit TP53RK isoform X4 → MAHMEPVNNKPAVSQFLQQAVLIKQGAEARVYRGRFLGKSAIIKERFQKLYRHPALDEKLTRRRTAQEVRSILRCRKAGIDAPVIYFVDYTTNCIFLEEIIDSVTVREHIASAQASGQSVEALYGLADTIGKILAKMHDEDVVHGDLTTSNILLVKGKEGRDGKLVLIDFGLSYISALPEDKGVDMYVLEKAFLSTHPNTEALFERLLKSYTASSKKAPAVIKKLDEVRLRGRKRSMVG, encoded by the exons ATGGCGCACATGGAGCCTGTCAATAACAAACCTGCCGTCTCTCAGTTTTTACAGCAGGCAGTTCTGATTAAACAGGGCGCCGAAGCTCGTGTTTATCGCGGCAGGTTTTTGGGAAAATCCGCGATCATTAAGGAGAGATTCCAGAAGCTCTACCGCCATCCCGCCCTCGATGAGAAACTGACTCGGCGCAGAACCGCGCAGGAGGTTCGGTCCATTCTGCGCTGTAGAAAAGCGG gTATTGACGCGCCAGTCATCTACTTTGTTGACTACACCACCAACTGCATTTTCCTCGAAGAGATCATCGACTCTGTCACTGTGAGGGAGCACATCGCATCAGCTCAGGCATCCGGACAGAGCGTAGAAGCGCTCTACGGCCTGGCTGACACGATCGGTAAGATCCTGGCCAAGATGCACGATGAAGATGTAGTCCATGGAGACCTCACCACCTCCAACATACTGCTGGTGAAAGGCAAAGAGGGCAGAGATGGCAAACTGGTTTTAATCGACTTTGGCTTGAGTTACATCTCTGCCTTACCTGAGGACAAAGGAGTTGACATGTATGTGTTAGAGAAGGCTTTCCTCAGCACGCACCCCAACACAGAAGCCCTGTTTGAAAGACTTCTGAAGAGCTACACCGCTTCCTCCAAAAAGGCCCCAGCTGTCATTAAGAAACTGGATGAAGTTAGactgagaggaagaaagagatcCATGGTTGGATAA
- the si:ch73-267c23.10 gene encoding serine incorporator 3 isoform X2, with translation MLSPGVEQQLKRIPGFCEGGAGSSIPGVAVHVQCETFVGYKAVYRVCFAMSVCFLAFSLITINVRNSRDPRAALHNSFWFFKIAFIIGVTVGAFYIPEGPFTRTWFIVGTCGAFFFILIQLVLLVDFAHSWNESWVDKMESGNSKVWYGALLCVMGLNYALSLTAIVLMYHFYTRPEECALNKFFISFNMLLCIGASVISMLSKVQDSQPRSGLLQSSVITLYTMYLTWSAMTNEPDRTCNPSLLSIFQQIAEPTLAPVENQTSVIIIEAEEPEPSSPYLQWWDAQSVVGLAIFVLCILYSSIRSSSTSQVNKLILVSKDKVIIEDSSPGSSSEVEDGSGPKRVTDNEKEFVQYNYSFFHFMLFLASLYIMMTLTNWYSPDADYSDMGSKWPAVWVKISSSWVCLTIYVWTLIAPVIFPNRDFA, from the exons ATGCTGTCACCTGGTGTTGAGCAACAACTTAAAAGG ATCCCCGGGTTCTGTGAGGGTGGAGCTGGGTCCAGCATCCCAGGTGTCGCAGTTCATGTTCAGTGTGAGACATTTGTGGGCTACAAGGCTGTATATAGAGTGTGCTTTGCCATGAGCGTGTGCTTCTTGGCCTTCTCCCTGATCACGATCAACGTGAGGAACAGCAGAGACCCTCGAGCTGCTCTCCACAACAG CTTCTGGTTCTTCAAAATCGCATTCATCATTGGAGTCACAGTCGGTGCCTTTTACATACCGGAGGGGCCTTTTACCCGAA CTTGGTTTATTGTTGGGACGTGTGGCgcttttttcttcattctaATCCAGCTGGTTCTTCTTGTGGACTTCGCACACTCATGGAACGAGTCGTGGGTGGATAAGATGGAAAGTGGGAACTCGAAGGTGTGGTACGGTG CCTTACTCTGTGTAATGGGACTAAACTACGCTCTGTCCCTCACTGCCATCGTCCTCATGTACCACTTCTACACTAGACCAGAAGAATGTGCACTCAACAAGTTCTTCATCAGCTTCAACATGCTACTGTGCATTGGTGCTTCGGTGATCTCCATGCTAAGCAAAGTACAG GACTCTCAGCCCAGATCTGGGCTTCTCCAGTCTTCTGTCATTACTTTGTACACCATGTATCTGACCTGGTCAGCCATGACAAATGAGCCAG ACCGCACATGCAACCCCAGCCTTCTGAGCATCTTCCAGCAGATCGCTGAGCCCACACTCGCCCCAGTGGAGAACCAGACGTCCGTAATCATCATTGAAGCAGAGGAACCCGAGCCCTCATCCCCTTACTTGCAGTGGTGGGATGCCCAGAGTGTCGTTGGACTGGCTATATTTGTCCTCTGCATTTTGTACTCAAG TATACGCTCATCCAGCACCAGTCAGGTAAATAAGCTGATACTGGTCTCTAAAGATAAGGTCATCATTGAGGACAGTTCCCCAGGAAGCTCCAGCGAGGTGGAGGACGGCTCTGGCCCAAAGCGTGTCACAGACAACGAGAAGGAGTTTGTACAGTACAACtactctttctttcacttcatGCTCTTCCTCGCTTCACTGTACATCATGATGACACTCACAAACTGGTACAG TCCTGATGCTGACTATAGTGACATGGGCAGCAAGTGGCCAGCAGTTTGGGTAAAAATCTCATCCAGTTGGGTCTGTCTCACCATATACGTCTGGACACTGATCGCTCCAGTGATATTCCCAAACAGAGACTTTGCATAG
- the tp53rk gene encoding EKC/KEOPS complex subunit TP53RK isoform X3 produces MFVLTPVQPYNTLALIAGTVISSVFFTVLAIGGAVMVYRHLHAVPPTVSDIVKPDIIYAKTPTKLSCTVRGVQPKHLKIQWYKKPTCNSGAAGITETDPLIGMEDLQDLTQLESEENVHISTITLKLTVDDDNRGYCCVVHCGNRKIIRNTTVRIQVPPDLLQISSQPQIPKLGQPLVLCCRIEKFYPEDVRLEWHRQGTELLQPATQFGPFSDHEKMYSLWSKTELMVASVAIGTVCTCRVYHSSFPAPFYKDVPYHINTDGQPPNVAFIKCDPLQPQLGTECTLNLCVKDFCPDPVTITWFQDGEKISDGAFDSPASLNVNGLYSMWTFLKLTPSKQNLSSAFKCVVEHSAQTEPEERQFTLAHLMKV; encoded by the exons ATGTTTGTTCTGA CTCCGGTGCAGCCCTATAACACTTTGGCTCTAATCGCTGGAACAGTTATATCAAGTGTTTTCTTTACGGTTTTGGCCATTGGAGGTGCAGTGATGGTTTACAGGCACTTGCATGCAG TGCCTCCTACAGTGTCTGATATAGTCAAACCTGACATTATTTACGCAAAGACACCAACCAAACTGAGCTGCACTGTCAGAGGAGTTCAACCTAAACACCTCAAAATCCAGTGGTACAAAAAGCCAACCTGTAACAGCGGAGCAGCCGGCATCACTGAAACAGATCCTTTAATAGGAATGGAAGACCTGCAGGATCTAACACAACTAGAGTCCGAGGAGAACGTCCACATTTCTACTATTACTCTTAAACTGACTGTAGATGATGACAACAGAGGATACTGCTGTGTGGTTCACTGTGGCAATAGGAAGATCATCAGAAACACAACAGTCAGAATCCAAG TCCCACCAGACCTTCTGCAAATATCAAGCCAACCACAGATCCCCAAACTAGGTCAGCCTCTGGTCCTGTGCTGTCGAATTGAGAAGTTTTACCCAGAAGATGTCAGGCTGGAGTGGCACAGGCAGGGCACAGAGCTGCTACAGCCTGCCACCCAGTTTGGTCCATTCTCTGACCACGAGAAGATGTACAGCCTGTGGAGCAAGACCGAGCTAATGGTGGCTAGTGTGGCTATTGGAACAGTTTGTACTTGCAGAGTCTACCACAGCAGCTTCCCCGCACCGTTCTATAAAGATGTTCCCTATCACATCAACACAGATG GTCAGCCCCCAAATGTGGCGTTCATCAAATGTGACCCTCTGCAGCCTCAGTTAGGAACAGAATGTACGCTGAACCTGTGCGTGAAGGATTTCTGCCCGGATCCCGTCACGATAACCTGGTTTCAGGATGGAGAAAAGATCTCTGATGGTGCCTTTGACTCCCCGGCTAGTCTTAATGTGAACGGTCTTTACTCAATGTGGACTTTTCTCAAACTGACCCCCTCCAAACAGAACCTCAGCTCAGCGTTCAAATGTGTGGTGGAGCACAGCGCTCAAACTGAACCAGAGGAGAGACAGTTCACCCTGGCACATTTAATGAAAGTGTGA
- the si:ch73-267c23.10 gene encoding serine incorporator 1 isoform X1 → MGAALGTCAVAQWAQCLCCSATCLACRCCPHSKNSIVTRVIYAFILLIGTIISCIMLSPGVEQQLKRIPGFCEGGAGSSIPGVAVHVQCETFVGYKAVYRVCFAMSVCFLAFSLITINVRNSRDPRAALHNSFWFFKIAFIIGVTVGAFYIPEGPFTRTWFIVGTCGAFFFILIQLVLLVDFAHSWNESWVDKMESGNSKVWYGALLCVMGLNYALSLTAIVLMYHFYTRPEECALNKFFISFNMLLCIGASVISMLSKVQDSQPRSGLLQSSVITLYTMYLTWSAMTNEPDRTCNPSLLSIFQQIAEPTLAPVENQTSVIIIEAEEPEPSSPYLQWWDAQSVVGLAIFVLCILYSSIRSSSTSQVNKLILVSKDKVIIEDSSPGSSSEVEDGSGPKRVTDNEKEFVQYNYSFFHFMLFLASLYIMMTLTNWYSPDADYSDMGSKWPAVWVKISSSWVCLTIYVWTLIAPVIFPNRDFA, encoded by the exons ATGGGAGCTGCCTTAGGGACTTGTGCGGTGGCTCAGTGG GCTCAGTGCTTGTGCTGCAGTGCAACATGCCTGGCCTGCAGATGTTGCCCACACAGCAAGAACTCCATTGTGACACGTGTCATTTACGCCTTCATCCTGCTGATCGGCACCATCATTTCCTGCATCATGCTGTCACCTGGTGTTGAGCAACAACTTAAAAGG ATCCCCGGGTTCTGTGAGGGTGGAGCTGGGTCCAGCATCCCAGGTGTCGCAGTTCATGTTCAGTGTGAGACATTTGTGGGCTACAAGGCTGTATATAGAGTGTGCTTTGCCATGAGCGTGTGCTTCTTGGCCTTCTCCCTGATCACGATCAACGTGAGGAACAGCAGAGACCCTCGAGCTGCTCTCCACAACAG CTTCTGGTTCTTCAAAATCGCATTCATCATTGGAGTCACAGTCGGTGCCTTTTACATACCGGAGGGGCCTTTTACCCGAA CTTGGTTTATTGTTGGGACGTGTGGCgcttttttcttcattctaATCCAGCTGGTTCTTCTTGTGGACTTCGCACACTCATGGAACGAGTCGTGGGTGGATAAGATGGAAAGTGGGAACTCGAAGGTGTGGTACGGTG CCTTACTCTGTGTAATGGGACTAAACTACGCTCTGTCCCTCACTGCCATCGTCCTCATGTACCACTTCTACACTAGACCAGAAGAATGTGCACTCAACAAGTTCTTCATCAGCTTCAACATGCTACTGTGCATTGGTGCTTCGGTGATCTCCATGCTAAGCAAAGTACAG GACTCTCAGCCCAGATCTGGGCTTCTCCAGTCTTCTGTCATTACTTTGTACACCATGTATCTGACCTGGTCAGCCATGACAAATGAGCCAG ACCGCACATGCAACCCCAGCCTTCTGAGCATCTTCCAGCAGATCGCTGAGCCCACACTCGCCCCAGTGGAGAACCAGACGTCCGTAATCATCATTGAAGCAGAGGAACCCGAGCCCTCATCCCCTTACTTGCAGTGGTGGGATGCCCAGAGTGTCGTTGGACTGGCTATATTTGTCCTCTGCATTTTGTACTCAAG TATACGCTCATCCAGCACCAGTCAGGTAAATAAGCTGATACTGGTCTCTAAAGATAAGGTCATCATTGAGGACAGTTCCCCAGGAAGCTCCAGCGAGGTGGAGGACGGCTCTGGCCCAAAGCGTGTCACAGACAACGAGAAGGAGTTTGTACAGTACAACtactctttctttcacttcatGCTCTTCCTCGCTTCACTGTACATCATGATGACACTCACAAACTGGTACAG TCCTGATGCTGACTATAGTGACATGGGCAGCAAGTGGCCAGCAGTTTGGGTAAAAATCTCATCCAGTTGGGTCTGTCTCACCATATACGTCTGGACACTGATCGCTCCAGTGATATTCCCAAACAGAGACTTTGCATAG